One window of Oncorhynchus masou masou isolate Uvic2021 chromosome 28, UVic_Omas_1.1, whole genome shotgun sequence genomic DNA carries:
- the LOC135518414 gene encoding uncharacterized protein LOC135518414, producing MTIKKSKTVVFERRAGDLTALYCMNDWVIAVVLAIIAMMSVWTALIIYRYIQTERGKRRRKVDDDTILETEKDENETTNEEKILSGVESTDEGEEETLESWDGEEWRREPMEWIPTTSENVEPFEEIPTIPNEDVEPIEGIPTTNEDVESIEGIPTTNEGVEPIEGIPTTNEGVETIEGIPTTNEDVEPIEGIPTTNEDVEPIEGIPTTNEGVEPIKGIPTTNEDVESIEGIPTTNEGVESIEGIPTTNEGVETIEGIPTTNEGVEPIEGIPTTNEGVEPIEGIPTTNEGVEPIEGIPTTNEGVEPIEGIPTITIEEIEPITRIRTTTNEDLEPIKQIRARTNEDLQPIRRIRTLTNEDLEPIRRNRTATNEDLQPIRRIRTLTNEDLEPIRRNRTATNEDLQPIRRIRTTTNESDGPYTWESYAEWQIVEEFHLGSQPQEHCEGTCQHYDGLCQVCGGLCHCSECLCQFYEGLCQDDAESQTDRTVGQEEQASTSHYSLSDINYQSGHEKDTDVYNQDKEDLKEVELSDDCQCESTEEESEVNHPHAFAIKPQRDLEELNENLPDMILTDTDLQEPDRVCYTEIQEVQYTDDDMTSHVVFYNEERLEMTLTDTEHVSDKEREEVEYLDDDRHSHVAFGKVQESEKLPDMKLTDTDRIEPERVDEVEREEVEYPDEVITEGPEHPSENIPEILSDTDLQQPGNLCEEETQEVECTSDYMDSQVAFVSDTQEPEHPNEYLPDMILTDTKPKELDHVCDSEIQEVEYPGADMTSHVPSVSDRTVEDDMKEAMVEDLDMEAMVEDLWRKDGLLHDYVIDELSQPTDVRDTHVAERKGDIVDDNRKDTRVEEEKKRQSDDTRIEESYEKVEINIMEATMDYNEWMTVSGTEDNSDSPWVRISHSSIECSSAEAEHHPTETHHNSDDPTVADATALEEVKETGTKPVSPDGDLCRNKKMAAVLPIKPKTVRVRFCVHYRTQSPWQELAVTGNQQELGSWTGFVPLERAQDGFWASWVVLPAEKQVEWKLVLVEDGEILRWEEGGNRHLETGWGGGEVYLNKWWGSL from the exons ATGACGATTAAGAAAAGTAAAACCGTCGTTTTTGAAAGACGTGCAGGGGATTTAACTGCGTTGTATTGTATGAATGATTGGGTGATTGCAGTGGTGTTGGCTATTATTGCCATGATGTCTGTATGGACTGCACTCATCatatacagatatatacagacagagagaggtaaaagaAGAAGAAAGGTTGATGACGACACTATTTTGGAAACTGAAAAGGATGAAAATGAGACGACAAACGAAGAAAAAATACTGTCCGGTGTCGAGTCAACAG ATGAGGGTGAAGAAGAGACACTGGAGAGCtgggatggagaggaatggaggagagagccAATGGAATGGATTCCAACAACCAGTGAGAATGTAGAACCCTTTGAGGAGATCCCAACAATACCCAATGAGGATGTAGAACCCATTGAGGGGATCCCAACAACCAATGAGGATGTAGAATCCATTGAGGGGATCCCAACAACCAATGAGGGTGTAGAACCCATTGAGGGGATCCCAACAACCAATGAGGGTGTAGAAACCATTGAGGGGATCCCAACAACCAATGAGGATGTAGAACCCATTGAGGGGATCCCAACAACCAATGAGGATGTAGAACCCATTGAGGGGATCCCAACAACCAATGAAGGTGTAGAACCCATTAAGGGGATCCCAACAACCAATGAGGATGTAGAATCCATTGAGGGGATCCCAACAACCAATGAGGGTGTAGAATCCATTGAGGGGATCCCAACAACCAATGAGGGTGTAGAAACCATTGAGGGGATCCCAACAACCAATGAGGGTGTAGAACCCATTGAGGGGATCCCAACAACCAATGAGGGTGTAGAACCCATTGAGGGGATCCCAACAACCAATGAGGGTGTAGAACCCATTGAGGGGATCCCAACAACCAATGAGGGTGTAGAACCCATTGAGGGGATCCCAACAATAACCATTGAGGAGATAGAACCCATTACAAGGATTCGAACAACAACCAATGAGGATCTAGAACCCATTAAACAGATCCGAGCACGGACCAATGAGGATCTACAACCCATTAGACGCATCCGAACACTAACCAATGAGGATCTAGAACCAATTAGACGGAACCGAACAGCAACCAATGAGGATCTACAACCCATTAGACGCATCCGAACACTAACCAATGAGGATCTAGAACCAATTAGACGGAACCGAACAGCAACCAATGAGGATCTACAACCCATTAGACGGATCCGAACAACAACCAATGAGAGCGATGGTCCTTACACGTGGGAGTCGTATGCTGAGTGGCAGATCGTTGAGGAGTTTCACCTCGGCTCTCAACCTCAAGAGCACTGTGAAGGCACATGTCAGCACTATGACGGTTTATGTCAGGTCTGTGGAGGCTTGTGTCATTGCAGTGAATGCTTATGTCAGTTCTACGAAGGCTTGTGTCAGGACGACGCCGAGTCCCAGACTGACCGTACCGTGGGTCAAGAGGAGCAGGCTTCTACCAGTCACTATTCCCTCAGTGACATAAACTATCAATCTGGACATGAGAAGGATACAGATGTGTATAACCAGGACAAGGAGGATTTGAAGGAAGTTGAACTGAGTGATGATTGTCAATGTGAGAGCACAGAGGAGGAGTCCGAGGTAAACCATCCACATGCCTTTGCCATCAAGCCTCAGAGAGATCTGGAAGAGCTCAATGAAAATCTCCCTGACATGATATTGACTGACACTGACCTTCAAGAACCTGACCGTGTGTGTTATACAGAGATACAGGAAGTACAATACACAGATGATGACATGACCAGCCATGTTGTCTTTTACAACGAAGAGAGGCTGGAGATGACATTGACTGACACTGAACATGTGTCggataaagaaagagaggaagtagAATATCTGGATGATGACAGACACAGCCATGTTGCTTTTGGCAAAGTCCAGGAAAGTGAAAAGCTACCTGATATGAAATTGACTGACACTGACCGGATAGAACCGGAACGTgtggatgaggtggagagagaggaagtagaaTATCCAGATGAGGTAATCACTGAAGGTCCAGAACATCCCAGTGAAAACATCCCAGAGATATTGAGTGACACTGACCTCCAACAACCTGGCAATTTATGTGAAGAAGAAACACAGGAAGTAGAATGTACAAGTGATTATATGGACAGCCAGGTTGCCTTTGTCAGCGACACTCAGGAACCAGAACATCCCAATGAATATCTCCCTGACATGATATTGACTGACACTAAGCCTAAAGAACTTGACCATGTGTGTGATTCAGAGATACAGGAAGTGGAATACCCAGGTGCTGACATGACCAGCCATGTGCCGTCAGTCTCTGATAGGACCGTAGAAGACGATATGAAAGAAGCTATGGTCGAGGATCTTGACATGGAGGCTATGGTAGAGGATCTTTGGAGGAAGGACGGTCTACTTCATGACTATGTCATTGACGAGTTGAGCCAGCCAACCGATGTTAGAGACACACATGTggctgagaggaaaggagacatcGTTGATGATAACAGAAAGGACACGcgtgtagaggaggagaagaaaagacaGAGTGATGATACACGGATAGAGGAGAGTTATGAGAAAGTTGAAATTAACATAATGGAAGCCACGATGGACTACAATGAATGGATGACAGTGAGCGGCACAGAGGACAACAGTGACTCCCCATGGGTGAGGATAAGCCACTCGTCCATCGAATGCTCTTCTGCTGAGGCGGAGCATCATcccacagaaacacatcacaatTCAGATGATCCAACGGTGGCTGACGCAACCGCATTAGAGGAGGTCAAAGAAACAGGAACCAAACCTGTATCACCAGATGGAGACCTGTGTAGGAATAAGAAGATGGCGGCTGTGCTTCCTATCAAACCCAAGACTGTACGGGTGAGGTTCTGTGTCCACTACCGCACCCAGTCTCCCTGGCAGGAGCTGGCTGTGACAGGGAACCAGCAGGAGCTGGGGAGCTGGACGGGCTTCGTTCCACTGGAGAGAGCCCAGGACGGGTTCTGGGCCAGCTGGGTCGTCCTCCCAGCGGAGAAGCAGGTGGAATGGAAGTTGGTGCTGGTGGAAGATGGAGAGATCCTACGCTGGGAGGAGGGTGGTAATAGACACCTGGAGACAGGttggggtggtggagaggtgtaTCTCAACAAGTGGTGGGGCAGCCTCTGA